The following proteins are co-located in the Spea bombifrons isolate aSpeBom1 chromosome 3, aSpeBom1.2.pri, whole genome shotgun sequence genome:
- the SKIL gene encoding ski-like protein: MGEDGSPPLKKLAKDMDISTDVPNVVSKVLTIKMEVDDYKESPGEENRDGVKSSGLPVCAASELNPGLKHTLAQFNLSSRSSLGGPAAFSARFSQENMSPTVFLPLPSPQIHPGPLLIPSDSSTELTQTELEGESISCFMVGGEKRLCLPQVLNSVLRDFSLQQINIVCDEMYIYCSRCTSDQLHILKVLGILPFNAPSCGLITLTDAQRLCNALLRPHTFPQNGSLLPAKNSLAQLKETGSAFEVEHDCLGKCQGLFAPQLYTQPDAPCIQCLECYGMFSTQTFVMHSHRSPDKRTCHWGFDSAKWHCYVHLSSKHLDSQDVKKMKLLLKEMKEKFSRKNQPKRIQPKVEHVQTLELPSWYPVIKQEDDVTGRRQMLHPSYYLYMYDKVVAPNVSLSAAVTQCKEAKADRKETDANKSLPAESGKQTRSSKPKSASSYPDLSLEEQEKVDLKLGIRGSNRPQQSSPDGEKDGPTGNKDGVCEDDKGHILEEVVKTFLKQQEKLNYILQKKQQIQMEVEMLSSSKTMKEMSAEQQSLHREFESLQTEHMQKMEELYDEQRDLEEKLKQVKKQKCLCDSTTDQDKETQYANQLTELRQRLDQAEADRRELQDELGREREAREKLELMIKELKLQILKSTKAGDGE, encoded by the exons GAGGTAGATGATTATAAAGAATCGCCAGGGGAGGAGAATCGGGACGGTGTTAAATCAAGCGGTCTCCCTGTTTGTGCAGCTTCTGAGCTGAACCCCGGACTCAAGCACACATTGGCACAGTTTAATTTAAGCAGTCGAAGCTCGTTAGGTGGACCTGCTGCTTTTTCTGCCCGGTTTTCACAAGAAAACATGTCCCCTACGGTGTTCCTGCCCCTTCCATCCCCTCAGATTCATCCCGGACCCCTCCTCATTCCATCGGACAGCTCAACGGAACTCACGCAGACGGAACTGGAGGGGGAATCGATCTCCTGTTTTATGGTGGGAGGAGAAAAAAGACTCTGCCTACCTCAAGTCTTAAATTCAGTTCTCCGGGACTTCTCACTTCAGCAGATTAACATTGTCTGCGATGAAATGTACATCTATTGCTCGCGGTGTACTTCCGACCAGCTCCACATATTAAAAGTTTTGGGAATCCTTCCATTTAATGCACCCTCCTGTGGATTGATAACCCTGACTGACGCTCAGAGACTATGCAACGCTCTTTTGCGACCACATACTTTTCCACAAAACGGTAGCTTGCTGCCCGCAAAAAACTCTTTGGCGCAATTGAAGGAGACAGGTAGTGCCTTTGAAGTAGAACACGATTGTTTGGGGAAGTGCCAAGGTTTATTTGCACCTCAGTTGTATACCCAGCCAGACGCCCCGTGTATTCAGTGTCTGGAGTGTTATGGAATGTTCTCTACCCAGACGTTTGTCATGCACTCTCATCGATCTCCAGACAAGAGGACCTGCCACTGGGGGTTTGACTCTGCCAAGTGGCACTGTTATGTTCATTTGAGTTCGAAGCACCTGGACTCGCAGGATGTGAAAAAGATGAAGCTTCTGTTAAAGGAAATGAAAGAGAAATTTAGTAGGAAAAATCAACCTAAGAGGATCCAGCCCAAA GTTGAGCATGTGCAGACTTTGGAATTGCCATCCTGGTACCCAGTCATTAAACAAGAAGATGATGTGACAGGCCGACGGCAAATGCTGCATCCAAG TTACTATCTCTACATGTATGATAAAGTGGTTGCACCAAATGTGTCCCTCTCTGCTGCTGTAACACAATGCAAAGAGGCGAAAGCAGACAGAAAAGAGACGGATGCCAATAAGTCTTTGCCTGCTGAGTCAGGGAAGCAGACTCGGAGTAGCAAACCCAAATCGGCTAGCTCGTATCCTGACCTTTCTTTAGAGGAGCAAGAGAAGGTGGATCTAAAGCTGGGTATACGCGGCAGTAACAGACCAC AGCAAAGTTCTCCAGATGGAGAGAAAGATGGACCGACTGGCAATAAAGACGGTGTGTGCGAGGATGACAAGGGTCACATTTTGGAAGAAGTGGTGAAAACATTCCTGAAACAACAAGAAAAACTCAACTACATTCTCCAGAAGAAACAGCAGATTCAGATG GAAGTGGAAATGCTGAGCAGCTCAAAAACGATGAAGGAGATGTCTGCGGAGCAGCAGAGCTTGCATAGGGAGTTTGAGTCCTTGCAGACAGAACATATGCAGAAAATGGAGGAATTGTATGACGAACAGAGGGACCTGGAGGAGAAGCTGAAACAAGTGAAAAAACAGAAATGCCTGTGCGATTCTACCACAGACCAGGACAAAGAGACACAATACGCAAACCAG CTGACAGAATTGCGGCAGAGACTGGATCAGGCCGAGGCAGACAGGAGGGAGCTGCAGGACGAGCTCGGGAGAGAGCGGGAAGCCCGAGAAAAGCTGGAGCTGATGATTAAAGAGCTAAAGCTTCAAATTTTAAAATCGACCAAGGCTGGTGACGGTGAATAG